Part of the Ignavibacterium album JCM 16511 genome, TGCACTTCACGCAGCAAATAATTTTTTCCGGCGTCCTGATATTTTTTCAGGAACGATTGCAATGAGTGGAAGCTATGATTTGAAAAGCTATACAAAAGGTTATTATGATGATAATGTTTATTTCAATTCACCTGTAGATTATCTTCCTCATTGGAATGATGATTATATGTTGAACCAAATGAGAAAAGGAAAAATTATTATTGCAAGCGGTCAGGGTGCGTATGAGGATCCTGATGCTTCGCGGAGATTGTCTGATATACTTAATGCAAAAGGAGTTCGTCACTGGCTTGATTTATGGGGCTACGATATGCCTCACGATTGGCCTACCTGGAGAAAAATGTTGCCTTATTTTCTGGATTTCATAAAATTTTGAATTATTTCTTTTAAGGGGTTTAATGAACTGGAAAGAATTCTTATCAGTCAGACGCAATAAAAACAAATTGATAATAACTCTGTTTTCTTTGGCGGTTATTCTTTTCTCTCTCACAAAATTTCTTGCCTATGTCGAAACTCGGAATGGTTTATCATTTAAGGACCCTATTCTCATTCTGTTCGAACCAATTGATTTAACCTGGTTAACTTTTACATTGATTTATGGTTCCTTAATTGCTGCTATTGTTTATTTGATTACTAAACCAGAAAAATTTTTATTTACAATTCAGCTTTATACACTTATGGTATTGATAAGAATGGTTGCAATGTGGCTTTTACCATTAAATCCTCCTGATAAAATGATAATGCTCGTTGATCCGTTTGTTGAATTTTTCGGGACAGGAAAAACATTAACAAAAGATTTATTCTTTTCAGGTCATACAGCGACTTTGTTTATATTATTTCTAACAATTAGTCATAAAGCACTTAAAAAAATTTTTCTTCTGAGTACAATTGGAGTTGCAATATGCGTGTTACTACAACATGTTCACTATTCGATTGATGTATTTGCAGCATTGTTTTTCGCTTATGGCTGTTACGAAATTTTGAAATCCTTAAAACCAATGAGTGCTTAAAATGAACCGTTTAAACACCGATGATATTAAATCATTACAAAAATTTGTTTCAAAAGATTTTGTGAAAGATGATGATTCTTCGCTAATCCCAGACAACGATTTTGAGAAACTTGAGGAATTCAAAAAGTATCTGATTGAAAGATTAACAGATATGCTTGATAATAACTTTAATCTATTGGTTAATACTCTTTACAGAATTGATATCAGCGAACAAAAACTTGCTGAATTATTCGGTAGCAAAAACAGAGAAAACATTCCTGAGAAACTTGCTGATTTGATTATTGAAAGACAGCTTCAAAAAATTCAGTTTCGTAAACAATATCGTGAGGGCAATTTATGAAAGGTAAACTATCAGGTAAAAATATTTTAATGTTTGT contains:
- a CDS encoding phosphatase PAP2-related protein is translated as MNWKEFLSVRRNKNKLIITLFSLAVILFSLTKFLAYVETRNGLSFKDPILILFEPIDLTWLTFTLIYGSLIAAIVYLITKPEKFLFTIQLYTLMVLIRMVAMWLLPLNPPDKMIMLVDPFVEFFGTGKTLTKDLFFSGHTATLFILFLTISHKALKKIFLLSTIGVAICVLLQHVHYSIDVFAALFFAYGCYEILKSLKPMSA
- a CDS encoding esterase family protein, which gives rise to MSREIHRWYSPNLNKDMEIVVYGTYGYALLMFPTAAADFLEYERFHLIDSISLFLAQGRLKAFSINSINSESWLNNSMHPAQKAIRHQQYNRYVVEEVVPFIHAHCKGLVPIITTGASLGALHAANNFFRRPDIFSGTIAMSGSYDLKSYTKGYYDDNVYFNSPVDYLPHWNDDYMLNQMRKGKIIIASGQGAYEDPDASRRLSDILNAKGVRHWLDLWGYDMPHDWPTWRKMLPYFLDFIKF